Proteins encoded by one window of Xyrauchen texanus isolate HMW12.3.18 chromosome 24, RBS_HiC_50CHRs, whole genome shotgun sequence:
- the kif16bb gene encoding kinesin-like protein KIF16B isoform X2, protein MASSVRVAVRVRPLSQREKDLSAKVIIQIHGHEISILNTKENFHSMTGEPFWERGKTFSYDLSYNSMNSTSPNFVTQEKIFTDLGTDVLQAAFEGFNACVFAYGQTGSGKSYTMMGNPVDNGLIPRICEGLFHHTSGMLQRDKASFHMEVSYFEIYNERVRDLLPNIEKKGCELRVREHPKDGPYVEALSRHQVQSYTDVGQLMEEGNRRRATASTVMNHVSSRSHAIFTIRFIKARFDTELPSETVSKIHLVDLAGSERAGATQATGTRLKEGANINRSLVTLGIVISTLADLCVGGGMKRKQSFIPYRDSVLTWLLKDSLGGNSKTIMIATISPADVNYSETLNTLRYASRAKNIINKPTVNEDSNVKIIRELRAEIAHLKALLSAGSQITLFEQPAGTSVKEKLHQDEARVQELTKQWANRWKEIQNILGEETVALRKEGIGVVIDSQMPYLISIGEDLLSTGVVLYHLKEGRTSVGAGGTEPEQDIVLHGEALQREHCVFENQRGAVTLLPLSGARCAIDWVEVTKPCLLTQGVSIQLGRATMFHFNHPQEAAQLREKRKSGLFASSNSTGFDFSMPSENSFSHFRCQT, encoded by the exons ATGGCGTCGTCTGTGCGCGTGGCGGTGCGGGTCCGTCCATTGAGCCAAAG GGAGAAGGACCTATCAGCTAAAGTCATTATACAAATCCATGGACATGAAATATCTATTCTGAACACAAAG GAGAACTTCCACAGCATGACTGGAGAACCGTTTTGGGAGAGAGGGAAGACTTTCTCATATGATCTCTCATATAACTCAATGAATAGCACCAGTCCGAACTTTGTGACCCAGGAGAAG ATATTCACTGATCTGGGCACTGATGTCCTGCAAGCAGCTTTTGAGGGTTTCAATGCCTGCGTCTTTGCTTATGGGCAGACAGGCTCAGGAAAGTCCTACACCATGATGGGCAACCCG GTTGATAATGGATTGATTCCAAGGATCTGTGAGGGATTGTTCCATCACACCAGTGGAATGTTACAAAGAGACAAAGCATCATTTCACATGGAGGTCAG CTACTTTGAAATCTACAATGAGCGCGTTCGAGATCTTCTTCCAAACATAGAGAAAAAAGGCTGTGAGCTGAGAGTGAGAGAACATCCTAAAGATGGACCATATGTGGAGG CCCTGTCCAGACACCAGGTGCAAAGTTACACCGATGTTGGCCAGCTGATGGAAGAGGGCAACAGAAGGCGTGCCACTGCCAGCACAGTCATGAACCATGTCAGCAGCCGATCCCACGCCATCTTCACCATTCGCTTCATCAAG GCCAGATTTGATACAGAGTTACCAAGTGAGACAGTGAGTAAGATACACTTGGTTGACCTGGCAGGAAGTGAAAGAGCTGGTGCCACGCAGGCTACTGGCACCAGATTGAAGGAGGGTGCCAACATCAACAGATCTCTGGTCACTCTGGGCATCGTCATCTCCACTTTAG CTGATCTGTGTGTTGGTGGTGGAATGAAAAGAAAGCAGAGTTTCATTCCATATCGAGACTCCGTTCTTACCTGGCTCCTAAAGGACAGTCTTGGCGGGAACTCCAAAACCATAATGATAGCCA CCATCTCACCTGCCGATGTGAACTACAGCGAAACTTTAAACACCCTTCGTTATGCAAGCCGGGCCAAGAACATTATAAACAAGCCCACCGTGAATGAGGACAGCAATGTAAAGATTATCAGAGAGCTGCGAGCTGAGATTGCCCATCTGAAAGCCTTGCTGTCTGCAGGAAGTCAG ATTACTTTATTTGAGCAGCCTGCAGGGACAAGTGTAAAGGAGAAGCTTCACCAGGATGAAGCCAGA gttCAGGAACTGACAAAACAATGGGCTAATCGCTGGAAAGAAATCCAAAACATTCTTGGG GAAGAAACGGTAGCTCTCAGAAAAGAGGGTATTGGGGTAGTGATTGACTCCCAAATGCCCTATTTGATCAGCATAGGTGAAGATCTACTCAGCACAGGGGTCGTTCTCTATCACTTGAAG GAAGGCAGAACGTCAGTTGGGGCTGGAGGAACCGAGCCAGAGCAGGATATAG ttctccatggtgaagctCTTCAAAGGGAACACTGTGTTTTTGAGAACCAGAGGGGGGCCGTCACACTCCTGCCGCTCTCTGGAGCCAGGTGTGCAATCGATTGGGTGGAGGTGACCAAGCCCTGCCTCCTAACCCAGG GAGTGAGCATACAACTGGGAAGGGCCACCATGTTCCATTTCAACCATCCACAAGAAGCAGCTCAACTTAGGGAGAAACGTAAG TCTGGGCTGTTTGCATCAAGTAACTCCACTGGGTTTGATTTCTCCATGCCGTCTGAGAACTCTTTCAGTCATTTCAG